The proteins below are encoded in one region of Amycolatopsis acidiphila:
- a CDS encoding MlaD family protein, translated as MALSIRRVNRPMVGVIALVAFAAFMIVLFEKQPILTALRSGSTITAEFSRDYKLEPDVSQVKIAGTPVGVVSGVHPNPDGTASVSLKIDDGVREKLGSAPSAEIRPTTILGGKYYVSLIAGGTRGTFTADTIPRDRTRTPVEADTLLQALPTPARQGLQNTAAQLDNTLQAGATGPLRNLLADAPGTLVPAQAVAQALQGSPGGQDLTTLVRDLDATANVLTRKDGQLADVLGSLHTTTSVLARESRPLADTIDALPTTLRTTRTGVDDLGATLDRLQTTAGALRPTVAELQPLLSELNPVLAEARPLVNDLRPLLAQLRPVVDQLVPTSVQGTSVLNDLRGPVLDRVNGPIVSTIMNEWHGTAPKYPDGGGTGNTFYEELAYMVTHIDNATKVFDSSGHMLNFQPGVGTSSVYDLPLGLDQLMANLSTMYGAPGRPGNPPLDLNKLIDPLALLAPQQFASAQQPDPAGGAPR; from the coding sequence ATGGCCCTGTCGATCCGCCGCGTGAACCGACCGATGGTCGGGGTCATCGCCCTCGTCGCGTTCGCCGCCTTCATGATCGTGTTGTTCGAAAAGCAACCGATACTGACGGCACTGCGTTCCGGCAGCACGATCACGGCCGAGTTCTCGCGTGACTACAAGCTCGAACCTGACGTGAGTCAGGTGAAGATCGCCGGGACACCGGTGGGTGTAGTCAGCGGCGTCCATCCGAACCCCGACGGAACGGCCTCCGTCTCGCTGAAGATCGACGATGGCGTCCGGGAGAAGCTGGGCAGCGCGCCCAGCGCCGAGATCAGGCCGACCACGATCCTGGGCGGCAAGTACTACGTGTCGCTGATCGCCGGCGGCACCCGCGGGACCTTCACCGCGGACACCATCCCGCGGGACCGCACCCGGACGCCGGTGGAGGCCGACACGCTCCTGCAGGCTCTTCCCACGCCTGCCCGGCAGGGACTGCAGAACACGGCCGCACAGCTCGACAACACCCTGCAGGCCGGGGCCACCGGCCCGCTGCGGAACCTGCTCGCCGACGCGCCCGGCACCCTGGTGCCCGCGCAGGCGGTGGCTCAGGCTCTCCAGGGCTCTCCGGGTGGCCAGGACCTGACGACGCTGGTGCGGGATCTCGACGCGACTGCGAATGTCCTGACGCGCAAGGACGGCCAGCTGGCGGACGTGCTCGGCTCGCTGCACACCACGACAAGCGTGCTGGCACGTGAGAGCAGGCCACTCGCCGACACGATCGACGCGCTGCCCACGACCTTGCGCACGACGCGGACCGGCGTCGATGACCTCGGCGCGACCCTCGATCGACTCCAGACGACGGCCGGTGCGCTCCGGCCCACCGTCGCGGAGCTGCAGCCGCTGCTCAGTGAGCTGAACCCGGTGCTGGCGGAGGCTCGTCCCCTGGTGAACGATCTGCGCCCGCTCCTCGCGCAGCTGCGCCCGGTGGTGGACCAGCTGGTACCGACGAGCGTGCAGGGCACGAGCGTGCTCAACGACCTGCGGGGCCCGGTGCTGGACCGGGTGAACGGCCCCATCGTCAGCACGATCATGAACGAGTGGCACGGCACCGCGCCGAAATACCCGGACGGCGGCGGCACGGGGAACACGTTCTACGAAGAGCTCGCCTACATGGTGACGCACATCGACAACGCGACGAAGGTGTTCGATTCGAGTGGGCACATGCTGAACTTCCAGCCCGGGGTCGGTACCTCGAGCGTGTACGACCTCCCGCTCGGTCTCGACCAGCTCATGGCGAATCTGTCGACCATGTACGGCGCGCCCGGCAGGCCGGGGAATCCGCCCCTGGACCTGAACAAGCTGATCGATCCACTGGCTTTGCTCGCTCCGCAGCAGTTCGCCTCGGCGCAGCAGCCGGACCCGGCAGGAGGAGCGCCGCGGTGA
- a CDS encoding MlaD family protein has translation MKRTRAQARAFLIGTAVLAVGALVCYLMFTANQGELPFSQKTVVRAAFVNIGQLDVGSDVRQNSIRIGQVSKLEAAGNSAIVTMELDGQRNVYADATAQLWDQSALGRKFIELNPGTEAAGPLGDAGIPVAHTDSAHDLSDLLDTFDAPTRQALSSSLRELGGGAGGHGQDLADFLGAAPTTLTDLEQVTGALASPEADLPALLQSSQRLMGRFDGRQQEIATLLRQTDTTLRAISTQDGKPLSETLDKAPGTLRAVNATLDTLDRPLSDTRDAMSALEPGAKALGAATPDLRGVLTEGIQPVRKVPGVVQAADPAVDSLTTAFADLRPVTPKLAQGLHSAEEPLRVLAPYACDMATMSFDLSNLLTNHVGYQHNLRIMPALPNGSSVDGLLPEPNDPYPAACQVNNDRAPLGALLPFSPGGS, from the coding sequence GTGAAGAGGACGAGGGCGCAGGCCCGCGCTTTCCTGATCGGCACAGCCGTACTGGCCGTGGGCGCGCTCGTCTGCTATCTGATGTTCACGGCCAACCAGGGCGAGCTGCCGTTCTCACAGAAGACTGTCGTCCGTGCGGCCTTCGTGAACATCGGCCAGCTCGATGTGGGCTCCGACGTCCGGCAGAACAGCATCCGGATCGGTCAGGTGTCCAAACTGGAGGCGGCAGGGAACAGTGCGATCGTGACCATGGAGCTGGACGGTCAGCGGAACGTGTACGCCGACGCCACCGCCCAGCTGTGGGATCAGTCGGCTCTGGGGCGGAAGTTCATCGAGCTGAACCCCGGCACCGAGGCCGCGGGACCGCTCGGCGACGCCGGCATCCCGGTGGCGCACACCGACTCGGCGCACGATCTGTCGGATCTTCTCGACACGTTCGACGCCCCTACCCGCCAGGCACTGTCGAGCAGCCTTCGCGAGCTCGGCGGTGGCGCCGGCGGCCACGGCCAGGACCTGGCAGATTTCCTCGGGGCGGCACCCACGACGCTGACCGACCTGGAGCAGGTGACTGGAGCGCTGGCCTCGCCGGAAGCCGACCTGCCTGCGCTGCTGCAGTCGTCGCAACGCCTGATGGGGCGGTTCGACGGCCGGCAGCAGGAGATCGCGACCTTGTTGCGGCAGACGGACACCACGCTGCGCGCGATCAGCACCCAGGATGGGAAACCGCTCTCGGAGACCCTCGACAAGGCTCCCGGAACACTGCGCGCGGTCAACGCGACTCTGGACACGCTCGACCGGCCGTTGTCCGACACGCGGGACGCCATGTCCGCGCTGGAGCCCGGCGCGAAGGCACTCGGCGCCGCGACCCCCGACCTGCGCGGTGTCCTCACCGAAGGAATCCAGCCGGTACGTAAGGTCCCGGGCGTGGTCCAGGCCGCCGATCCGGCCGTCGATTCGCTGACCACGGCGTTCGCCGATCTCCGGCCGGTGACCCCGAAACTGGCCCAGGGCTTGCACAGCGCGGAAGAGCCGTTGCGGGTGCTGGCGCCCTATGCCTGTGACATGGCAACCATGTCCTTCGACCTGAGCAACCTCCTCACCAACCACGTGGGCTACCAGCACAACCTGCGGATCATGCCCGCGCTGCCGAACGGGAGCTCGGTGGACGGCCTGCTGCCCGAACCGAACGATCCCTACCCCGCCGCGTGCCAGGTGAACAACGACCGGGCCCCGCTCGGCGCGCTGCTGCCGTTCTCCCCGGGAGGCTCCTGA
- a CDS encoding MlaD family protein: protein MIGVVVVVAALTAGVLMWNENKDNGKTRVTAVFANASPLVAGNRVQSYGVTVGTIDAIHLEGGQAHVEILLDPDAPPLHQDVRATIKPVSLLGERYVDLDAGSAGAPLMTGTKVIPAASTSSSVDLDQVLNALDDPTSAALAALVTAAGEGVSGHGADVSAALKALGPAMTRTGELGDILNQQNDLLTQLVASASGVTKELADDNGNTLDQLVGSAEQTLSTVAGSRTAVEGMLQELPQTLDKGSRTLSTLAGVTDSTIPTLRDLRPVTGDLSRITQELHDFTDAATPALASLPQVLDKLNGMLDQARPVVDQLVPASGDLRSVAGSVRPIGNTMLTHAPGTPSELENLMTGLANWSMATSGYDGIAHYYRGVVVLSPEVVKTLVGGLVPVTPPPNPAAQPGDPNAKPGQSPAPAPEPSLLPQLLGQQPAAGSGSTSAPLPGLAGRDPADPSNATGLSRQQESSLLDTLLGGVL, encoded by the coding sequence ATGATCGGCGTCGTGGTGGTCGTCGCCGCCCTGACGGCCGGTGTCCTGATGTGGAACGAGAACAAGGACAACGGCAAGACCAGGGTCACCGCCGTCTTCGCGAACGCGAGCCCACTGGTGGCGGGAAACCGGGTCCAGTCCTATGGCGTGACGGTGGGCACGATCGACGCCATCCACCTGGAAGGGGGGCAGGCGCACGTCGAAATCCTGCTCGACCCGGACGCGCCGCCGCTGCACCAGGACGTCCGCGCCACGATCAAACCGGTCAGCCTGCTCGGCGAACGCTATGTCGACCTGGACGCGGGCTCGGCCGGTGCGCCACTGATGACAGGCACCAAGGTCATCCCGGCCGCCAGCACGTCGTCCTCGGTGGACCTCGACCAGGTGCTCAACGCCCTCGACGATCCGACCTCCGCGGCCCTGGCCGCACTGGTGACGGCCGCCGGTGAAGGCGTCTCAGGGCACGGTGCGGATGTTTCCGCGGCACTGAAGGCGCTCGGGCCGGCGATGACCCGGACGGGCGAGCTGGGAGACATCCTCAACCAGCAGAACGACCTGCTCACGCAGCTCGTCGCCTCGGCGAGCGGGGTGACCAAGGAACTCGCCGACGACAACGGCAATACACTGGACCAGCTCGTCGGTTCCGCGGAGCAGACGCTGTCCACAGTGGCTGGTTCACGCACGGCTGTGGAGGGCATGCTGCAGGAGTTGCCGCAGACCCTCGACAAGGGCAGCCGGACGCTTTCCACGCTTGCGGGTGTCACGGATTCGACGATTCCGACGTTACGCGACCTACGCCCGGTGACCGGCGACCTCTCCCGGATAACCCAGGAGCTGCACGATTTCACCGACGCGGCGACGCCGGCCCTGGCGAGCCTGCCCCAGGTGCTGGACAAGCTGAACGGAATGCTCGATCAGGCTCGCCCCGTCGTGGACCAGCTCGTGCCGGCCTCCGGTGACCTGCGGTCGGTCGCCGGATCGGTGCGGCCGATCGGGAACACGATGCTCACCCACGCGCCCGGCACCCCGAGCGAGTTGGAGAATCTGATGACAGGACTGGCGAACTGGTCCATGGCGACCTCGGGGTACGACGGCATCGCCCACTACTACCGGGGCGTCGTGGTGCTCAGCCCGGAGGTAGTCAAGACGCTGGTGGGTGGTCTCGTGCCGGTCACCCCACCGCCGAACCCGGCAGCGCAGCCGGGGGACCCGAACGCCAAGCCCGGGCAGTCGCCCGCTCCCGCGCCGGAACCCAGCCTGCTGCCCCAGTTGCTCGGTCAGCAGCCAGCGGCGGGAAGCGGGAGCACGTCGGCCCCGCTGCCGGGACTCGCCGGACGCGATCCGGCCGACCCGTCCAACGCCACCGGGCTGAGCCGGCAGCAGGAGTCCTCCCTGCTCGACACGTTGCTGGGCGGTGTGTTGTGA
- a CDS encoding MlaD family protein: MLVTGVIVAALATTASLLLWGDGWADSYRVRVVMASAVGVQAGTPVQIGGVEAGKVDGVGVKDGKAVVTLDIDADRAPLPSGTRSSVEWRSVLGEHFVALTPGPANGPALPNGSLIDGGTEQVTVENLLESLDTPTRDHLRSLLPNLQTVLSGREQDLNATLKSAGPTVEALSSVMQAVGQDGPAIRELVTRLHELTSTLAGRQNDLSGVVRDLGTVTADTVSRQQQLADALRELPPTLDSARSTLDKVPAASDAVVPLLTDLAPATSQLPGVAANLSPLLHDLQPTVADLRPTLDAASRLLDVAPGLLDGLHATVPGVTQAVRSLAPAVAFLRPYTPEAMGFISNWGNVFSQLDARGHLANVLVTAGQTSLDNNPPVVTPGMSADTQSAPGTNVGQPWTDATGSQPR; encoded by the coding sequence GTGCTCGTAACGGGAGTCATCGTCGCCGCCCTGGCGACGACCGCGAGCTTGCTGCTCTGGGGCGACGGATGGGCCGACAGCTACCGCGTCCGGGTCGTGATGGCGTCGGCGGTGGGGGTCCAGGCAGGCACCCCGGTGCAGATCGGCGGGGTCGAGGCCGGGAAGGTCGACGGGGTCGGGGTCAAGGACGGCAAGGCCGTCGTGACACTGGACATCGACGCCGACCGGGCACCACTGCCGAGCGGGACGCGCAGCAGCGTCGAGTGGCGGTCGGTGCTCGGCGAGCACTTCGTCGCGCTGACGCCGGGACCCGCGAACGGGCCTGCGCTGCCGAACGGCAGCCTGATCGACGGCGGAACCGAGCAGGTCACCGTCGAGAACCTGCTGGAGTCGCTCGACACCCCGACTCGCGACCACCTGCGCTCGCTCCTGCCGAACCTGCAGACCGTACTGAGCGGGCGGGAGCAGGATCTGAACGCCACGCTCAAGAGCGCGGGACCGACCGTCGAGGCGCTGAGCAGCGTCATGCAGGCCGTCGGGCAGGACGGTCCGGCGATCCGTGAGCTGGTCACCCGGCTGCACGAGTTGACGTCGACCCTGGCGGGACGACAGAACGACCTGAGCGGCGTCGTCCGCGATCTCGGCACCGTCACCGCCGACACGGTGAGCCGGCAGCAGCAGCTCGCGGATGCCCTGCGCGAGCTGCCGCCCACCCTGGACTCTGCGCGATCCACATTGGACAAGGTACCGGCTGCGTCCGACGCCGTCGTCCCGCTGCTGACCGACCTGGCGCCGGCGACGTCTCAGCTACCCGGGGTCGCGGCGAACCTCAGCCCCCTGCTGCACGACCTGCAGCCGACAGTGGCCGACCTGCGCCCGACGCTGGACGCGGCGAGCCGGCTGCTCGACGTCGCCCCCGGTCTCCTGGACGGGCTGCACGCGACCGTGCCCGGCGTGACGCAAGCCGTGCGCTCGCTGGCTCCGGCCGTGGCCTTCCTGCGTCCCTACACCCCGGAGGCGATGGGCTTCATCTCCAACTGGGGCAACGTGTTCTCACAGCTCGACGCGCGCGGCCATCTCGCCAACGTGCTCGTCACGGCGGGGCAGACCTCGCTGGACAACAACCCACCCGTCGTCACTCCGGGAATGAGCGCGGACACCCAGAGCGCCCCAGGCACCAACGTCGGGCAACCATGGACCGACGCCACCGGGAGTCAGCCACGATGA
- a CDS encoding ABC transporter ATP-binding protein, whose amino-acid sequence MYTASSAPVVSGTAVTGDIAEGITHSIEIRDAYKAFGSFEVLRGLTLNFVDNAITTVLGPSGTGKSVLLKHIVGLLQPDAGEINVFGRDIWSVKEAERYELRKRFGVLFQDGALFGSMNLYDNIAFPLRRHTDLSEDEIAEIVWPRMREVGLERSATKDPGSISGGMRKRAGFARALVMNPDVVMFDEPDSGLDPVRTSLLNDLILDMHAQHGGTYILVTHDIPTARRVSDYVGIIWQGELVHYGPTEEAFASEDPFVRQFLAGDSAGPLGMD is encoded by the coding sequence ATGTACACCGCGAGTTCGGCCCCAGTCGTGAGCGGCACGGCCGTGACGGGCGACATCGCCGAGGGGATCACGCATTCCATCGAGATTCGCGACGCCTACAAGGCGTTCGGCTCGTTCGAAGTGCTGCGCGGGCTCACGCTCAACTTCGTCGACAATGCCATCACCACGGTGCTCGGCCCATCGGGCACCGGCAAAAGCGTGCTGCTCAAGCACATCGTCGGCCTGCTGCAGCCCGACGCCGGGGAGATCAACGTCTTCGGCCGGGACATCTGGAGCGTGAAGGAGGCGGAGCGCTACGAACTGCGCAAGCGGTTCGGCGTGCTGTTCCAGGACGGCGCGCTGTTCGGCTCCATGAACCTGTACGACAACATCGCGTTCCCGCTGCGCCGGCACACGGATCTGAGCGAAGACGAGATCGCCGAGATCGTCTGGCCCCGGATGCGGGAGGTCGGGCTCGAACGGTCGGCCACCAAGGATCCCGGGTCGATCTCGGGCGGCATGCGCAAGCGCGCGGGATTCGCGCGGGCGCTCGTGATGAACCCGGACGTGGTCATGTTCGACGAGCCCGACTCCGGCCTCGACCCGGTCCGCACGAGCCTGCTCAACGATCTGATCCTGGACATGCACGCACAGCACGGCGGAACCTACATCCTGGTGACGCACGACATCCCGACTGCCCGCCGGGTGAGCGACTACGTGGGCATCATCTGGCAGGGCGAGCTGGTCCACTACGGACCGACGGAAGAGGCGTTCGCCTCCGAGGATCCGTTCGTCCGGCAGTTCCTCGCGGGCGACTCCGCGGGACCGCTGGGAATGGACTGA
- a CDS encoding ABC transporter permease, with the protein MTVASTGPAHRAEPRNAGSEELFRRGRAKLRTMLENAADMVSFGGRAVAALPQVRLYVSEAFRQTGILIFSSGLVIWMMEFVIGAAFAVEGHYITTQFGAGGYVGIFPALGGLRTAGPEMWGWILAAKVGCGLVAEIGSMRITEEVDALEVMGIRSLPYLVGTRLIAAWIAMPFLYIVGLGMLYISSWFMVVHVLHTVSEGGYLGVFWAFQNPLDLLYSLVWTMALGTLIVIVGCYYGYNAKGGPVGVGVNTAKSMVVNMVLVSVVGLICQQAFWGGFPNAPIAN; encoded by the coding sequence GTGACTGTTGCCAGCACCGGCCCGGCGCACCGCGCCGAGCCACGAAATGCGGGATCGGAGGAGCTTTTCCGGCGCGGCCGGGCGAAGCTCCGGACGATGCTGGAGAACGCCGCGGACATGGTCTCCTTCGGGGGCCGGGCCGTGGCGGCACTTCCCCAGGTCCGGCTCTACGTGTCGGAGGCGTTCCGGCAGACCGGTATCCTGATCTTCTCCAGCGGCCTGGTCATCTGGATGATGGAGTTCGTCATCGGCGCCGCCTTCGCGGTCGAGGGGCACTACATCACCACCCAGTTCGGCGCCGGTGGCTACGTGGGGATCTTTCCGGCGCTGGGCGGGCTCCGTACCGCGGGGCCGGAGATGTGGGGCTGGATCCTCGCGGCCAAGGTCGGCTGCGGGCTCGTGGCGGAGATCGGGTCCATGCGGATCACCGAGGAGGTCGACGCCCTCGAGGTCATGGGCATCCGCAGCCTGCCCTACCTTGTCGGTACCAGGCTCATCGCCGCCTGGATCGCGATGCCGTTCCTCTACATCGTGGGCTTGGGCATGCTCTACATCAGCTCCTGGTTCATGGTCGTGCACGTGCTGCACACCGTGTCCGAAGGGGGCTACCTCGGCGTGTTCTGGGCGTTCCAGAACCCGCTGGACCTGCTCTACTCCCTCGTCTGGACGATGGCGCTCGGCACTCTGATCGTGATCGTGGGCTGCTACTACGGCTACAACGCCAAGGGCGGCCCCGTCGGCGTCGGCGTCAACACCGCCAAGTCGATGGTGGTCAACATGGTCCTCGTCAGCGTGGTGGGTCTGATCTGCCAGCAGGCGTTCTGGGGCGGGTTCCCCAATGCCCCTATCGCGAACTGA
- a CDS encoding MlaE family ABC transporter permease, translating into MTTVDAGGRTGGKATKGPHSQWAARVPRPLFAPLAEVGALAQLGGRVLWTAIRRPVGYWGIVRDELYRILKLCWFPMILAVFAFGMMIAILGINFIGLLGAASRYGQYFFIFNLREFTPWINSMVVAGIVGAAICSDLGARKVREELDALEVLGMDPVRELVLPRVLAATIMTPLLMLVSVIIGIVTGVLGVMSFGSVPAGDYFTALFANVTTVELAVALLKSTIIGFVIGIVCSYKGINSSGGAMGVGRAVNQAVVIAFALVFLVDLALNMISLGLFPQMQTVR; encoded by the coding sequence ATGACCACCGTCGACGCAGGCGGCCGCACGGGCGGTAAGGCCACCAAGGGGCCGCACTCGCAGTGGGCGGCTCGCGTTCCGCGACCGCTCTTCGCTCCGCTCGCCGAGGTCGGGGCACTGGCACAGCTGGGAGGCCGGGTCCTGTGGACCGCCATCCGGCGGCCGGTCGGCTACTGGGGCATCGTGCGGGACGAGCTGTACCGGATCCTCAAGCTCTGCTGGTTCCCGATGATCCTCGCCGTGTTCGCCTTCGGCATGATGATCGCGATCCTGGGCATCAACTTCATCGGCCTGCTCGGCGCGGCCAGTCGTTACGGCCAGTACTTCTTCATCTTCAACCTTCGCGAGTTCACCCCCTGGATCAACTCCATGGTGGTCGCGGGGATCGTCGGCGCGGCGATCTGTTCCGACCTCGGGGCCAGGAAGGTGCGCGAGGAGCTGGACGCGCTGGAGGTGCTCGGCATGGACCCGGTGCGCGAGCTGGTCCTGCCTCGCGTACTCGCGGCGACGATCATGACACCGCTGCTGATGCTGGTTTCGGTGATCATCGGAATCGTCACCGGCGTGCTGGGAGTCATGTCCTTCGGCAGCGTGCCCGCCGGAGACTACTTCACGGCGCTGTTCGCGAACGTGACCACTGTGGAGCTCGCGGTGGCGCTGCTGAAGAGCACGATCATCGGCTTCGTCATCGGAATCGTGTGCTCCTACAAGGGCATCAACTCGAGCGGCGGGGCCATGGGCGTCGGCCGGGCGGTCAACCAGGCCGTCGTGATCGCGTTCGCGCTGGTCTTCCTGGTGGACCTCGCCCTGAACATGATCTCACTCGGTCTCTTTCCCCAAATGCAGACGGTTCGATAG
- a CDS encoding PDR/VanB family oxidoreductase has protein sequence MLADAAGRELPAWKPGAHIDLVLNETLTRQYSLCGDPDDRSAWRLGILREPKSRGGSEYLHDRVEPGSRLLARGPRNHFELRDSERYEFVAGGIGITPILPMIRQVAATGAEWRLLYGGRRRTSMAFLDELETYGDRVLVRPQDEFGLLDLTGFLADAPAGSAVYCCGPEPLIAATETVCAARPALRLHVERFTPVALPDDASDTEFEVECAESGLTVSVPPGTSILQAVREAGIEVLSSCSEGTCGTCETDVLEGTPEHRDSVLTPEERKAGESMMICVSRCRGRRLVLDL, from the coding sequence GTGCTCGCCGACGCCGCCGGGCGGGAGCTTCCCGCCTGGAAACCCGGGGCTCACATCGACCTCGTCCTGAACGAAACTCTGACCCGCCAGTATTCGCTGTGCGGAGACCCGGACGACCGGTCCGCGTGGCGACTCGGGATCCTCCGGGAGCCCAAGAGCCGCGGCGGCTCGGAGTATCTACACGATCGGGTGGAGCCAGGATCGAGACTCCTCGCCCGCGGCCCCCGCAATCATTTCGAGCTCCGCGACAGCGAACGGTACGAGTTCGTCGCCGGGGGGATCGGCATCACGCCGATCCTGCCCATGATCCGTCAGGTCGCCGCGACCGGCGCCGAGTGGCGGCTGCTCTACGGAGGCCGGCGCCGGACGTCGATGGCGTTCCTGGACGAACTGGAGACCTACGGCGATCGCGTGCTCGTGCGCCCCCAGGACGAATTCGGCCTGCTGGACCTCACGGGGTTCCTCGCCGACGCCCCGGCGGGCAGCGCCGTCTACTGCTGCGGCCCGGAACCGCTCATCGCTGCCACCGAAACGGTCTGCGCGGCACGGCCCGCGCTGCGCCTGCACGTCGAAAGGTTCACTCCGGTCGCACTGCCGGACGATGCCTCGGACACCGAATTCGAGGTGGAATGCGCGGAGTCCGGCCTCACCGTCTCGGTTCCTCCCGGCACCTCCATCCTGCAGGCCGTGCGGGAAGCGGGTATCGAGGTCCTGAGCTCCTGCTCCGAAGGCACCTGCGGCACCTGCGAGACCGACGTCCTGGAAGGCACGCCCGAGCACCGGGACTCCGTGCTCACGCCGGAGGAACGCAAGGCCGGCGAATCCATGATGATCTGCGTTTCCCGCTGCCGGGGCCGGCGGCTCGTCCTGGACCTCTGA
- a CDS encoding 2-oxo acid dehydrogenase subunit E2, with the protein MTTQVTMPALGENVTEGLITRWLKQAGDTVLEDEPLLEVATDKVDTEVPAPFAGTIRELLAHENDTVAVGDPLAVVDPAGAGEGPYADAPPAPAPAPAPPPPAPAAPPREPVAEGVRTEKMSRLRQTIAKRMVSSLQVSAQLTTVLEADVTRLARLRAETKDAFRARTGTRLSFLPFFAKAAIEALAEHPMLNASVREDNTEATYYRDCHLGIAVDTPRGLLVPVVRNAGELDIEGLALAIADVAERTRDGKISPDELAGGTFTLTNTGSRGALFDTPIINQPQTGILGTGAVVERVVPLPDEAGGNTIAVRAMVYLSVSYDHRLVDGADAARFLGSVKRRIERADFKVGGC; encoded by the coding sequence ATGACCACGCAGGTGACCATGCCCGCCCTCGGCGAGAACGTGACCGAGGGACTCATCACTCGCTGGCTCAAGCAAGCCGGCGACACCGTCCTCGAGGACGAACCCCTCCTCGAGGTGGCGACCGACAAGGTCGACACGGAAGTACCGGCACCCTTCGCGGGCACGATCCGCGAACTGCTGGCCCACGAGAACGACACGGTGGCGGTGGGCGATCCCCTCGCCGTCGTCGACCCCGCCGGGGCGGGCGAAGGTCCGTACGCGGATGCTCCGCCCGCTCCGGCTCCCGCTCCCGCGCCACCCCCACCCGCTCCGGCGGCTCCGCCACGCGAACCCGTGGCGGAGGGTGTGCGCACGGAGAAGATGTCGAGGCTCCGCCAGACCATCGCGAAGCGCATGGTGTCCTCGCTCCAGGTCTCCGCACAACTGACGACCGTGCTGGAAGCCGACGTCACCAGGCTCGCCCGCCTGCGGGCGGAGACCAAGGACGCCTTTCGGGCGCGTACTGGAACCCGGTTGTCGTTCCTGCCGTTCTTCGCGAAGGCCGCGATCGAAGCGCTGGCCGAGCATCCGATGCTCAACGCCTCTGTCAGAGAGGACAACACCGAGGCGACCTACTATCGGGACTGTCACCTCGGCATCGCCGTCGACACTCCGCGCGGCCTGCTCGTGCCGGTCGTCCGGAACGCCGGGGAGCTCGACATCGAGGGGCTCGCCCTGGCGATCGCCGATGTCGCCGAGCGGACCCGCGACGGGAAGATCAGCCCTGACGAGCTCGCGGGCGGGACGTTCACCCTGACCAACACCGGCAGCCGGGGCGCCCTGTTCGACACCCCGATCATCAACCAGCCGCAGACCGGCATCCTGGGAACCGGGGCCGTCGTCGAACGGGTGGTTCCCCTGCCTGACGAAGCCGGTGGTAACACCATCGCGGTTCGTGCGATGGTCTATCTGTCCGTCAGCTACGACCACCGTCTCGTCGACGGGGCGGACGCCGCTCGGTTCCTCGGCAGCGTCAAGCGCCGGATCGAGCGAGCCGACTTCAAGGTCGGCGGCTGCTGA